A single window of Nocardia higoensis DNA harbors:
- the nudC gene encoding NAD(+) diphosphatase has protein sequence MSFQLHGVPLLSRFAGDRAETLRADERALKEGWADALLLRVDKRGRIRFTDGSLVLDAAIEHSAEPHPSAVFLGITEGRHLWAVRAEELDGPSTDLRVAAMELDDFTAGVLATSLALLNWHDKANHSAEDGSRTVVAKGGWSRVTDSGHEEFPRIDPAVICLVHDGGDRVLLARQHTWPVTMFSLLAGFVEVGESLERCVEREIREEVGVDVREITYLGSQPWPFPRSLMLGFSAVGDPEQELVFSDGEIAEAHWFTRAEVREALELGSWGAKQEGVRLLLPGSISIARTIIESWAALDS, from the coding sequence GTGTCCTTTCAACTGCATGGTGTGCCGCTGCTGTCCCGTTTCGCCGGAGACCGCGCCGAGACGTTGCGCGCCGACGAGCGCGCCCTGAAAGAGGGCTGGGCCGATGCGCTGCTGTTGCGCGTCGACAAGCGCGGACGGATTCGCTTCACCGACGGTTCGCTGGTATTGGATGCCGCGATCGAGCATTCCGCGGAGCCCCACCCGTCGGCGGTGTTCCTCGGCATCACCGAGGGCAGGCACCTGTGGGCGGTGCGCGCCGAGGAGTTGGACGGCCCCTCGACCGACCTGCGGGTCGCCGCGATGGAACTCGACGACTTCACCGCGGGCGTGCTCGCCACCTCCCTCGCGCTGCTGAACTGGCACGACAAGGCCAACCACAGCGCGGAAGACGGCTCACGCACCGTCGTGGCCAAGGGCGGCTGGTCTCGGGTCACCGATTCCGGGCACGAGGAGTTTCCGCGCATCGACCCGGCGGTGATCTGCCTGGTCCACGACGGCGGCGACCGGGTGCTGCTGGCCCGCCAGCACACCTGGCCGGTGACCATGTTCTCGTTGCTGGCCGGGTTCGTCGAGGTCGGCGAATCGCTGGAGCGCTGCGTCGAACGCGAGATCCGCGAAGAGGTCGGCGTCGATGTGCGCGAGATCACCTATCTGGGCAGTCAGCCCTGGCCGTTCCCGCGTTCGCTCATGCTCGGCTTCAGCGCGGTCGGCGACCCGGAGCAGGAACTTGTCTTCTCCGATGGTGAGATCGCCGAGGCGCACTGGTTCACCCGCGCGGAAGTGCGCGAGGCGCTCGAACTCGGCTCCTGGGGCGCGAAGCAGGAGGGTGTTCGGCTCCTGCTGCCCGGATCGATCTCGATCGCCCGCACGATCATCGAGTCCTGGGCGGCCCTGGACTCCTGA
- a CDS encoding potassium channel family protein, whose amino-acid sequence MLGEFVHRAGRGGLTTRPDFALVGVLRIPENAVSPWASLIRRILGALLLLLAAAVVVYVGREGYTNSTGAELTFLDSFYYATVSLSTTGYGDISPESPQARLVNIIVITPLRILFLIVLVGTTISVLTERSRQAFKIQRWRRSVRNHTVVVGYGTKGRTAIDAMIGDGVQAADIVVVDTDPVALEVAASAGLVTVAGTATQSDVLRLASVQNAAAVVVAANRDDTAVLVTLTARELNKKAKIVVAIRESENIHLLRQSGADSVVVSSETAGRLLGIATTTPTVVEMMEDLLTPEAGFAVAEREVEPNEIGGSPRHLRDIVLGVVRDGELIRVGEPEVDAIESGDKLLFIRRTGK is encoded by the coding sequence ATGCTGGGTGAATTCGTTCATCGTGCCGGTCGTGGTGGACTCACCACCCGGCCCGACTTCGCGTTGGTGGGAGTGCTTCGCATTCCCGAGAACGCGGTCAGCCCGTGGGCTTCGCTGATTCGCCGGATTCTGGGCGCACTGCTGCTCCTGCTCGCGGCAGCGGTGGTGGTGTATGTCGGGCGTGAAGGCTACACCAACAGCACCGGCGCCGAGCTGACCTTCCTGGATTCCTTCTACTACGCCACAGTCTCGCTGTCGACGACCGGCTACGGCGATATCAGTCCGGAGTCGCCGCAAGCGCGGCTGGTCAACATCATCGTCATCACCCCGCTGCGGATTCTGTTCCTCATCGTGCTCGTCGGTACCACCATCAGCGTGCTCACCGAGCGGTCCCGGCAGGCGTTCAAGATTCAGCGTTGGAGGCGCAGCGTGCGAAATCACACCGTGGTCGTCGGCTACGGCACCAAGGGACGGACCGCGATCGACGCGATGATCGGCGACGGCGTGCAGGCCGCCGACATCGTGGTCGTCGATACCGACCCGGTGGCCTTGGAGGTCGCGGCCAGCGCGGGCCTGGTCACCGTAGCGGGCACGGCGACCCAGTCCGATGTACTGCGGCTGGCGAGTGTGCAGAATGCGGCCGCGGTGGTGGTGGCCGCCAATCGCGACGACACCGCGGTGCTGGTCACCCTCACTGCCCGTGAACTGAACAAGAAGGCCAAGATCGTGGTGGCGATCCGCGAGTCCGAGAACATCCATCTGCTGCGTCAGTCCGGGGCGGACTCGGTCGTCGTGTCGTCGGAGACCGCGGGTCGGTTGCTGGGCATCGCCACCACCACTCCGACCGTTGTGGAGATGATGGAGGATCTACTGACCCCGGAGGCCGGTTTCGCGGTCGCCGAGCGCGAGGTGGAGCCGAACGAGATCGGTGGGTCGCCGCGACATCTGCGCGACATCGTGCTCGGCGTCGTGCGCGACGGTGAGCTGATCCGGGTCGGGGAGCCCGAGGTCGATGCCATCGAATCCGGCGACAAGCTACTTTTCATCCGCCGCACCGGCAAGTAG
- a CDS encoding UvrD-helicase domain-containing protein: MSVSPQRIAESLGLPPPTDEQAAVIAAPPGPTLVVAGAGAGKTETMAARVVWMVVNGLVSPEQVLGLTFTRKAAQQLTARIRTRLARLAGSPLLRDMDSGGTVRAQLAAAEPEISTYHSYAGRLLGEHGLLLPVEPSATLLTQTQLWQLAHQVVRAWDGDLDTERSPVSVTEAVLALSGQLAEHLVDPEQLAEAHTELEKLINTLPAGPRQRGGPSQALRNVLRAQRERVALLPLVRALDEALRHRGALDFGAQMSLAARLAAEHPEVAQAERERFRLVLLDEYQDTGHAQRVLLSALFGGTAGPARPAVTAVGDPMQSIYGWRGASAANLPRFATDFPRAPGVQAPTLPLLTSWRNPPEALALANLVADPLRGAAQGAGGATVDALRAKPGAEPGVVALALTTTVVDEREWVAERIAEEWRARHEAGEEPPTSAVLVRRNADAAPLSEALRERGLPVEIVGLGGLLSTPEVADIVATLRLIAEPSSGSAAVRVLTGARWRIGVADLAALSRRARDLSVSRPGGEASAEITDGAALREALREVAPEPVEQAGLADAIADPGPAENYSPAGYARIEALARELAALRERSGQPLTELVADVERTVGVGVETQARRVMLGAGAGREHLDAFAEVVAGYAADPRASLGGLLAFLAAAESVENGLEPGEIEVAKDRVQVLTVHAAKGLEWEIVAVPHVVRAVFPSGAAAGTWLGALAELPTSLRGDRVAADAAEGVPVLDLSDLADRAELERAIADHKKALDRRRLDEERRLFYVALTRTERVLLVSAHHWAETGNEPKGPSDFLLELKNAVESPGSPAFAAARIARWDDPPDIDAANPFTDNPATAEWPRDPLGARRDPVEQGAALVRAALADLRSRPPSPRHTPKLPRPTDTSGAAARRSIGRGPGESRTRARRPALTHDIDLLSAPGLETSSPWPDDIAENHDDLVRPPDDARSLSGGPAPSPDGVVVPPGDFAPTDDSAHASADMPPPPDDVAPSFDDFVAPDDFGPSSDVFLPPDDFGPPFDDFLPPVDFGPPFDDHFPPDDSAPPFDDFPPEDFDVPSDDFRLPDDRPHLDQDLDPPAAAAFHVDDREFGPEPDAVSQEPAADPDDPEGWAADVDALLAEREATLAAEREVELPGQIPATALVEMRADPSRLARRLRRPLPYPPNPLARRGTAFHAWVQRWFSGTRLLGLDELPGAGAPGSAEGTADAELARMQDAFLNSAWAHRSPIDVEVPFETSIAGVVIRGRMDAVFAEPGGRWVVVDWKTGAEPDAGDEAAVAMQLAIYRLAWARLMAARYGESERVMLSRVGAAFHYIRTGRTIAPTDLPGPEELAQLISVSAPPVPSRTATADQN, translated from the coding sequence GTGAGCGTCTCCCCGCAGCGCATCGCCGAGTCGCTCGGGTTGCCGCCGCCCACCGACGAACAGGCGGCGGTGATCGCCGCCCCACCCGGCCCCACCCTGGTGGTCGCGGGCGCGGGGGCGGGCAAGACCGAGACGATGGCCGCGCGCGTGGTGTGGATGGTGGTCAACGGCCTGGTGTCGCCCGAGCAGGTGCTCGGCCTGACCTTCACCCGCAAGGCCGCCCAGCAGCTGACCGCCCGTATCCGCACCCGGCTGGCCAGGCTGGCCGGTTCCCCGCTGCTGCGCGACATGGATTCCGGCGGCACGGTGCGCGCTCAGCTGGCCGCCGCGGAACCCGAGATCAGCACCTATCACTCGTACGCGGGCAGGCTGCTGGGCGAACACGGTCTGCTGCTGCCGGTGGAGCCTTCGGCGACCCTGCTCACCCAGACCCAGCTGTGGCAGTTGGCCCACCAGGTGGTGCGCGCCTGGGACGGCGATCTGGACACCGAACGCTCTCCGGTCTCGGTGACCGAGGCGGTGCTGGCGCTGTCGGGGCAGCTGGCCGAGCACCTGGTGGACCCCGAGCAGCTGGCCGAGGCGCACACCGAGCTGGAGAAGCTGATCAACACCCTGCCCGCGGGGCCGCGTCAGCGCGGCGGGCCGAGCCAGGCGCTGCGCAATGTCCTGCGCGCCCAACGCGAACGGGTGGCGCTGCTACCGCTGGTCCGTGCACTGGACGAGGCGCTGCGCCACCGCGGCGCGTTGGATTTCGGCGCGCAGATGTCGCTGGCCGCCCGGCTGGCCGCCGAACACCCGGAGGTCGCGCAGGCCGAGCGCGAGCGGTTCCGCCTGGTGCTGCTCGACGAATACCAGGACACCGGCCACGCCCAGCGGGTGCTGCTCTCGGCCCTGTTCGGCGGTACCGCCGGTCCGGCCAGGCCCGCCGTGACGGCGGTGGGCGACCCGATGCAGTCGATCTACGGCTGGCGCGGCGCGTCGGCGGCCAACCTGCCCCGGTTCGCCACCGACTTCCCCCGAGCCCCGGGCGTTCAAGCACCGACTCTGCCGTTGCTGACGAGCTGGCGCAATCCCCCCGAAGCGCTTGCCCTGGCGAACCTGGTCGCCGATCCGCTGCGCGGTGCGGCACAGGGCGCGGGCGGGGCCACCGTCGACGCGTTGCGCGCCAAGCCCGGCGCCGAACCCGGCGTGGTCGCACTCGCGCTGACCACCACCGTGGTGGACGAACGGGAGTGGGTGGCCGAGCGGATCGCCGAGGAATGGCGCGCCCGGCACGAAGCCGGGGAGGAGCCGCCCACCTCGGCGGTGCTGGTGCGGCGCAATGCCGATGCCGCCCCGCTGTCGGAGGCATTGCGAGAACGTGGGCTGCCGGTGGAGATCGTCGGTCTCGGCGGTCTGCTCTCGACTCCCGAAGTCGCCGACATCGTCGCGACCTTGCGCTTGATCGCCGAACCGTCCTCGGGCAGCGCGGCGGTGCGGGTGCTGACCGGGGCGCGCTGGCGGATCGGAGTCGCCGATCTCGCGGCGTTGTCGCGCCGTGCCAGGGATCTGTCGGTCTCCCGGCCCGGCGGCGAGGCGAGTGCGGAGATCACCGACGGGGCCGCGCTGCGCGAGGCTCTGCGCGAGGTCGCACCCGAACCGGTCGAGCAGGCCGGGCTCGCCGACGCGATCGCCGATCCCGGTCCGGCCGAGAACTATTCGCCTGCCGGCTACGCCCGCATCGAGGCCCTCGCGCGGGAACTGGCCGCCCTGCGCGAACGCAGCGGCCAGCCACTGACCGAACTGGTCGCCGACGTGGAACGCACCGTCGGCGTCGGGGTGGAGACCCAGGCCAGGCGTGTCATGCTCGGCGCGGGCGCGGGCCGTGAGCATCTCGACGCCTTCGCCGAGGTGGTCGCCGGCTACGCTGCCGACCCGCGCGCCTCGCTCGGCGGGCTGCTGGCCTTCCTCGCCGCCGCCGAATCGGTGGAGAACGGCCTGGAACCCGGCGAGATCGAGGTCGCCAAGGATCGCGTGCAAGTGCTCACCGTGCACGCCGCCAAGGGGCTGGAGTGGGAGATCGTCGCCGTCCCGCACGTCGTGCGCGCGGTGTTCCCCTCCGGCGCCGCCGCGGGCACCTGGCTCGGTGCGCTCGCCGAACTCCCCACCTCCCTGCGCGGCGATCGCGTCGCCGCCGACGCCGCCGAGGGCGTGCCGGTGCTCGACCTGTCCGACCTCGCCGACCGCGCCGAACTCGAGCGCGCCATCGCCGATCACAAGAAGGCACTGGACCGCCGCCGCCTCGACGAGGAACGCCGGCTGTTCTACGTCGCTCTCACCAGAACCGAACGGGTACTGCTGGTTTCGGCGCACCACTGGGCCGAGACCGGCAACGAGCCCAAGGGCCCCTCGGACTTTTTGCTGGAGCTGAAGAACGCGGTCGAATCCCCCGGCTCCCCAGCCTTCGCCGCCGCGCGGATCGCCCGCTGGGACGATCCGCCCGACATCGATGCCGCCAACCCCTTCACCGACAACCCCGCCACCGCCGAATGGCCCCGCGACCCCCTCGGCGCCCGCCGCGACCCCGTCGAGCAGGGCGCTGCCCTCGTGCGCGCCGCCCTGGCCGACCTGCGCTCGCGCCCGCCGTCGCCCCGTCACACCCCGAAGCTACCGCGCCCCACCGACACGTCCGGCGCCGCGGCGCGCCGGTCCATCGGCCGAGGCCCCGGTGAATCCCGCACGCGCGCACGACGTCCCGCGCTCACCCACGACATCGATCTCCTGTCGGCCCCCGGTCTGGAAACGTCGTCGCCGTGGCCGGACGACATCGCGGAGAACCACGACGATCTGGTCCGCCCGCCGGATGATGCCCGTTCCCTTTCCGGCGGTCCCGCTCCGTCGCCGGACGGAGTCGTCGTGCCACCCGGCGACTTCGCGCCGACCGACGACTCGGCCCATGCTTCGGCGGATATGCCACCGCCGCCGGATGATGTCGCGCCGTCTTTCGACGATTTCGTTGCGCCGGATGATTTCGGTCCGTCGTCCGACGTTTTTCTTCCGCCGGATGATTTCGGTCCGCCTTTCGACGATTTTCTTCCGCCGGTAGATTTCGGTCCGCCTTTCGACGACCATTTCCCACCCGATGATTCCGCGCCGCCATTCGACGATTTTCCGCCGGAAGACTTCGATGTGCCGTCCGACGACTTCCGTCTGCCGGACGACCGTCCGCACCTCGACCAGGATCTCGATCCACCGGCCGCCGCCGCTTTCCATGTCGATGACCGGGAATTCGGTCCCGAGCCGGACGCGGTGAGCCAGGAACCGGCCGCCGACCCCGACGATCCCGAGGGCTGGGCCGCCGATGTCGACGCCTTGCTCGCCGAACGCGAGGCCACCCTCGCGGCGGAGCGAGAGGTCGAACTGCCGGGCCAGATCCCGGCGACCGCGCTGGTGGAGATGCGGGCCGACCCGTCCCGGCTCGCCCGCAGGCTGCGCCGCCCGCTGCCCTATCCGCCGAATCCGCTGGCGCGCCGCGGCACCGCGTTCCACGCCTGGGTGCAGCGCTGGTTCTCCGGCACCCGACTGCTCGGTCTCGACGAGCTGCCCGGTGCGGGAGCGCCCGGATCGGCGGAGGGTACCGCCGACGCCGAACTCGCCCGCATGCAGGACGCGTTCCTGAATTCGGCGTGGGCGCATCGCAGCCCGATCGATGTGGAGGTGCCGTTCGAGACCTCGATCGCCGGTGTGGTGATTCGCGGCCGCATGGACGCGGTGTTCGCCGAGCCCGGTGGCCGCTGGGTGGTGGTGGACTGGAAGACCGGTGCGGAACCCGACGCGGGGGACGAAGCGGCGGTGGCCATGCAGTTGGCCATCTATCGGCTGGCGTGGGCTCGTCTCATGGCCGCCCGCTATGGAGAGAGTGAACGGGTGATGCTCTCCCGCGTCGGCGCCGCCTTCCACTACATCCGAACCGGCCGCACCATCGCGCCGACGGACTTGCCGGGACCCGAGGAACTCGCCCAGCTCATCAGCGTTTCCGCGCCGCCCGTGCCGTCACGCACAGCAACCGCGGACCAGAACTGA
- a CDS encoding PD-(D/E)XK nuclease family protein: MRLVRRTVTPPGVRLWGAELRPLFEAIAGPPAPRPRWQPWQVLGGPGTGKTSLLVDLAAGRIAAGADPESVLVLTHAKNAAAAVRDAVTTRLSAGDPTTGGVPGASREPLVRTVHSYAFAVLRRHATAHGNPPPRLLTGAEQDAVLREMLRGDLTDIAAGAHGLWPQRLHPALGLDGFAQQLRDLMLRATERGLGPEDLERLGREHDREEWIAAGRFLRRYEQSLLLRWSVGVEAPEATAPALDAAELVGACLDALATDADLLADERARLRYLFVDDAQHLDPQAALLVRVVGAAAHTVVVAGDPDQAVFTFRGADPRFAADPGAPEERRIVLRDNHRSASGIGLVTHRIAATLPGSAPHRVAPGSTAPAESGAVRVRVLGTPAKEAALIADHLRRAHLTGGVPWSRMAVIVRSVPLSLAPLRRALLAAGVPVRQPTLDAPLARRRGAAWMLLALRALLAADRPGAQSVAVFSAEDALDLLAGPLGGADQITLRRLRRGIRRTLPTLWQVTESVDSDGEPAYGDGEPAYGEERSACDTGGSAADATTDADMVAVRETVGGPVVFDAPTALVGRAAADTDADARQVAGGAVRIDHPATATARPRPRDGSAANSSNTRGVPDAAPGEATWSTGTDREGDDETIGQIPLTEDSQWRAVDAYWGLEVDETADDSARGSGLRPKSFEQADPQVPGRLSGGVDSRALGADSSVGAEVEQPPLADQSSAEVLRGLLVGGGDRALLDGLTDVEAAPLRRVLHALDRARAARERGASLEDVLWALWTASRLERRWVAQSERGGAVGMQADRDLDAAVGLFDAAAAYVDRLPRAGIEGFVDYISQQEIPHDSRPLTPPAEEVALLSAHAAAGREWDVVAVAGVQEGIWPNTRPRGTLLHTEELVDLLAGVGGAGEFVSRSAPILAEERRLLLVACGRARRSLLVTAVESVTGDRDLVPSRFLTELLGRTEDSEPGVLPVVDPGRALVMHALVAELRGVVCDPDAEPARRRRAAHQLARLAAAGVPGSAPEEWYGTAELSSTDPLWEDDEAAVALSPSTVELLRTCPLRWALERHGGTDGNNPHAVKGSLVHTLVQALAGRVPVDEVRAALDKTWRAVDPGDGWHSRQERRRTEAMLETFMAWVRNTRGELTQAGVEVAVDCVLPARSSDERPVRIRGRVDRLERDEQGRFVIIDVKTGKNPISKQAAADHAQLATYQVAAASGALDGETTGEAGDSHAAGALGEPGGARLVYVAKSHKTEGATQRLQDPLDEKSLGDWRDTIHDAAAATKGPSYLAMRNDGCRHCSVAGSCPVQDAGRQVTDE; the protein is encoded by the coding sequence GTGCGACTGGTTCGCCGGACAGTAACGCCACCCGGGGTCCGGCTCTGGGGCGCCGAACTGCGTCCGCTGTTCGAGGCCATCGCCGGACCGCCCGCGCCGCGCCCGAGGTGGCAGCCCTGGCAGGTGCTCGGCGGCCCGGGCACCGGCAAGACCTCCCTACTGGTCGACCTGGCGGCGGGCCGTATCGCCGCGGGCGCCGACCCGGAATCGGTGCTGGTCCTCACCCATGCCAAGAACGCCGCCGCCGCGGTCCGTGACGCCGTGACCACCCGGCTGTCCGCCGGTGACCCCACCACGGGTGGCGTGCCGGGCGCCAGCCGCGAACCACTGGTGCGGACCGTGCACTCCTACGCCTTCGCGGTGCTGCGCAGGCACGCCACCGCCCACGGCAATCCGCCGCCGCGTTTGCTGACCGGTGCCGAGCAGGATGCCGTGCTGCGCGAAATGCTGCGTGGCGATCTCACCGACATCGCCGCCGGTGCGCACGGACTGTGGCCGCAACGCCTGCACCCGGCCCTCGGGCTGGACGGTTTCGCCCAGCAGCTGCGCGATCTCATGCTGCGCGCCACCGAACGCGGCCTCGGCCCCGAGGATCTGGAACGACTCGGCCGCGAACACGACCGGGAGGAATGGATCGCCGCGGGCCGGTTCCTGCGGCGCTACGAACAGTCGCTGCTGTTGCGCTGGTCGGTCGGCGTGGAAGCGCCCGAAGCCACCGCCCCCGCGCTCGACGCCGCCGAACTGGTCGGCGCCTGCCTGGATGCCCTGGCCACCGACGCCGACCTGCTCGCCGACGAACGCGCCCGGCTGCGTTATCTCTTCGTCGACGACGCCCAGCACCTGGACCCCCAGGCCGCCCTGCTCGTGCGCGTCGTCGGCGCGGCCGCGCACACCGTCGTGGTCGCGGGCGACCCCGATCAGGCCGTGTTCACCTTCCGCGGCGCCGACCCCCGCTTCGCCGCCGACCCCGGCGCACCCGAGGAGCGCAGAATCGTCCTGCGCGACAACCACCGCAGCGCATCGGGAATCGGCCTGGTCACCCACCGGATCGCCGCCACGCTGCCCGGCAGCGCACCGCATCGCGTTGCGCCCGGATCCACCGCCCCCGCCGAGAGCGGCGCTGTGCGCGTCCGGGTGCTCGGCACTCCCGCCAAGGAGGCGGCCCTCATCGCCGACCATCTGCGCCGCGCCCACCTCACCGGCGGCGTGCCGTGGTCGCGCATGGCGGTCATCGTGCGCTCGGTGCCGCTCTCGCTCGCGCCCCTGCGCCGGGCACTGCTGGCCGCCGGGGTGCCGGTGCGCCAGCCCACGCTGGACGCCCCGCTGGCACGGCGGCGCGGCGCGGCATGGATGCTGCTGGCCCTGCGCGCCTTGCTGGCCGCCGACCGCCCCGGCGCGCAGTCGGTGGCCGTCTTCTCCGCCGAAGACGCTCTCGACCTGCTCGCCGGGCCACTCGGCGGAGCCGATCAGATCACGCTGCGTCGGCTGCGCCGAGGCATTCGCCGCACGCTGCCCACCCTGTGGCAGGTCACCGAATCCGTTGACAGCGATGGGGAGCCCGCCTACGGCGATGGGGAGCCCGCCTACGGTGAAGAGCGATCCGCCTGCGACACAGGTGGCTCCGCCGCCGACGCCACGACCGACGCCGACATGGTCGCTGTCCGTGAAACAGTCGGTGGGCCGGTCGTTTTCGATGCACCCACAGCCCTCGTCGGGCGCGCCGCCGCCGATACCGACGCCGATGCGAGGCAGGTGGCCGGAGGGGCCGTGCGCATCGACCATCCGGCGACAGCGACCGCCCGTCCTCGACCGCGTGACGGTTCGGCAGCGAATTCCTCGAACACCCGCGGTGTCCCCGACGCTGCCCCCGGGGAGGCAACCTGGTCCACGGGGACGGATCGGGAGGGAGACGACGAGACGATCGGGCAGATTCCGCTGACCGAGGACTCGCAGTGGCGGGCGGTCGACGCCTACTGGGGGCTGGAAGTCGACGAGACCGCGGACGACTCGGCGCGCGGCTCCGGTCTGCGCCCGAAGTCGTTCGAGCAGGCGGACCCGCAGGTGCCGGGCCGATTGTCCGGGGGCGTCGATTCGAGGGCGCTCGGGGCGGATTCGAGTGTCGGAGCCGAGGTGGAGCAGCCTCCGCTGGCGGACCAGTCCTCGGCCGAGGTGTTGCGCGGTCTGCTCGTGGGCGGCGGGGATCGCGCGCTGCTGGACGGTCTGACCGACGTGGAGGCGGCGCCGTTGCGGCGGGTGCTGCACGCGCTGGACCGGGCGCGGGCGGCGCGGGAGCGTGGCGCGAGCCTCGAAGACGTGTTGTGGGCCCTGTGGACGGCGTCGCGGCTGGAACGGCGCTGGGTGGCGCAGTCCGAGCGGGGCGGAGCGGTGGGGATGCAGGCCGATCGTGACCTGGACGCGGCCGTCGGCTTGTTCGACGCTGCGGCCGCCTATGTCGACCGGTTGCCGCGCGCGGGTATCGAAGGCTTCGTGGATTACATTTCCCAGCAGGAGATTCCGCACGACAGCAGGCCCCTGACCCCGCCCGCCGAGGAGGTCGCGCTGCTGAGCGCGCATGCGGCGGCGGGCCGGGAATGGGATGTGGTGGCAGTCGCCGGTGTGCAGGAAGGCATCTGGCCCAACACCCGCCCGCGCGGCACGCTGCTGCACACCGAGGAACTGGTGGATCTGCTGGCCGGGGTCGGCGGTGCGGGGGAGTTCGTCAGCCGGTCCGCGCCGATCCTGGCCGAGGAACGCAGGCTGCTGCTGGTCGCGTGCGGCCGGGCCCGCCGATCTCTGCTGGTGACCGCGGTGGAATCGGTGACCGGCGATCGTGATCTGGTTCCGTCCCGCTTCCTGACCGAACTGCTCGGCCGCACCGAGGACTCCGAACCCGGCGTGCTCCCCGTCGTCGATCCCGGTCGCGCTCTCGTGATGCATGCCCTGGTGGCCGAATTGCGCGGTGTGGTGTGCGATCCGGACGCCGAACCCGCCCGCAGGCGCCGCGCCGCGCATCAGCTCGCCCGCCTCGCCGCCGCGGGCGTTCCTGGCAGCGCGCCCGAAGAGTGGTACGGCACAGCCGAACTCAGCTCGACCGACCCGCTGTGGGAAGACGACGAGGCGGCGGTCGCGCTCTCGCCCTCCACCGTCGAACTGCTGCGCACCTGTCCGCTGCGTTGGGCGCTGGAACGGCACGGCGGCACCGACGGCAACAATCCGCACGCGGTCAAGGGCAGCCTGGTGCACACGCTCGTGCAGGCGCTGGCCGGCCGGGTCCCGGTCGACGAGGTGCGCGCTGCCCTCGACAAGACCTGGCGCGCAGTCGATCCCGGTGACGGCTGGCATTCGCGCCAAGAACGCCGCCGCACCGAGGCCATGCTGGAGACCTTCATGGCCTGGGTGCGCAACACGCGCGGCGAACTCACCCAGGCAGGCGTCGAGGTCGCGGTGGACTGTGTGCTGCCCGCCCGCTCGTCCGACGAACGGCCGGTGCGCATCCGCGGCCGGGTGGACCGGCTCGAGCGCGACGAGCAGGGGCGCTTCGTCATCATCGATGTCAAGACCGGCAAGAATCCGATCAGCAAGCAAGCCGCCGCGGATCACGCCCAGCTGGCGACCTACCAGGTCGCCGCTGCCTCCGGCGCGCTCGACGGCGAGACCACCGGTGAGGCAGGCGATTCGCACGCCGCGGGCGCTCTGGGCGAACCCGGTGGCGCCCGCTTGGTCTACGTGGCGAAGTCGCACAAGACCGAAGGCGCCACCCAGCGCCTGCAGGACCCCCTCGACGAGAAATCACTGGGGGACTGGCGCGACACCATCCACGACGCGGCCGCCGCGACGAAGGGACCGAGCTACCTGGCGATGCGCAACGACGGTTGCCGGCACTGCTCGGTCGCAGGAAGCTGCCCCGTGCAGGACGCGGGCAGGCAGGTGACCGACGAGTGA
- a CDS encoding alpha/beta hydrolase, with amino-acid sequence MVRVSTIHLHRFGPADAPVVLALHGLTGHGARWASLARELPEVRFLAPDLRGHGRSTNLPPWDFETVVADLAELVRAETDGPVVVTGHSFGGATAVHLAARHPELVRALVLLDPAIAVDPVVLADIAQRGLDHPDYADRDEARRDKLASAWHDVPAELLEIELDEHLVPWRDGRVGWRLSLPAITSYWGQLARPFVLPPAGLRTVLVQAMLVQPPFVTPAFRTALTEHLGPALTIHEFDCDHMVPLARTGETAQLIRGML; translated from the coding sequence ATGGTCCGGGTGTCGACCATTCACCTACATCGCTTCGGTCCCGCGGACGCGCCGGTGGTGCTGGCCCTGCACGGGCTGACCGGACACGGCGCGCGCTGGGCGTCACTGGCCCGTGAACTGCCCGAGGTGCGGTTCCTCGCCCCGGATCTGCGCGGCCACGGCCGGTCCACGAACCTGCCGCCGTGGGACTTCGAGACCGTGGTGGCCGACCTGGCCGAACTGGTGCGCGCCGAGACCGACGGCCCGGTGGTGGTGACCGGGCATTCCTTCGGCGGGGCGACCGCGGTGCACCTGGCCGCCCGGCATCCGGAACTGGTCCGCGCGCTGGTGCTGCTCGACCCGGCGATCGCGGTCGATCCGGTCGTGCTGGCCGATATCGCCCAGCGCGGCCTGGACCACCCCGACTACGCCGATCGCGACGAGGCCCGCCGCGACAAGCTCGCCAGCGCCTGGCACGACGTGCCCGCCGAACTGCTAGAGATCGAACTGGACGAGCACCTGGTCCCGTGGCGGGACGGGCGGGTCGGCTGGCGGCTGAGCCTGCCCGCCATCACCTCCTACTGGGGACAGCTGGCCCGCCCGTTCGTGCTGCCGCCTGCCGGGCTGCGAACCGTGCTCGTGCAGGCGATGCTCGTGCAGCCGCCGTTCGTCACCCCGGCCTTCCGCACGGCGCTGACCGAGCACTTGGGTCCCGCCCTGACGATCCACGAGTTCGATTGCGATCACATGGTCCCACTCGCCCGGACCGGCGAAACGGCGCAACTGATCCGCGGAATGCTCTGA
- a CDS encoding MGMT family protein, producing the protein MATSEAQIEHVRALIAGIPPGRVVTYGDLAAAAGLSTPRTVGWIMRTDSADLPWHRVVGAGGRLATAKSDRQARLLAEEGVPLRDGRVDLTATRFPLS; encoded by the coding sequence ATGGCCACTTCCGAGGCGCAGATCGAGCACGTCCGGGCGCTGATAGCGGGCATCCCACCCGGTCGCGTCGTCACCTACGGCGATCTCGCCGCGGCGGCCGGGCTGTCGACGCCACGGACGGTCGGCTGGATCATGCGCACCGACTCCGCGGACCTGCCGTGGCACCGGGTGGTCGGCGCGGGCGGCAGGCTGGCCACCGCGAAATCCGATCGGCAGGCGCGTCTGCTGGCCGAGGAGGGCGTGCCGTTGCGCGACGGTCGCGTCGACCTGACCGCCACCCGGTTCCCGCTTTCCTGA